AAGTGGACGGCCACGCGCGTCGATCTCATCTTCGGCTCCAACTCGGAACTGCGCGCGCTGTCCGAGGTGTATGCGCAGAACGACAGCAAGCAGAAGTTCGTGTCGGACTTCGTGGCGGCGTGGACGAAGGTGATGGAGCTCGATCGCTTCTGATCTTCCGGAGGATCGGAGAACAGACGGTGTGAGGATCGGAGGATCCGGGGATTGGAGGGGCGGGCGGCGAGGGACCTCATGGCGAGTGTCCCTCGCCGCCCGCCTCTCCTATCCTCAAATCCTCCGATCCTCACACCGTCTGTTTTGATGCAAAGATCCTGCTCCGACTAGAATACGGGGATGCCCCCACATGTAATCGTCATCGGCGCAGGCGCCGCCGGCACCATGGCCGCCATCTTCGCCGCCACGCACGGCGCGCACACGACACTGATCGAACGCACCCGCGACGGCGGCCGCAAGATCCTCATCAGCGGGGGCGGTCGCTGCAATGTGCTGCCGGCACGCCTCGACGAATCGCGGTTCGTGACGGACTCATCGCCCAACACACTGCGCAAGATGCTGCGCGCCTGGCCGCTGGCCGAGCAGCGGGCGTTCTTCGAGAACGAAGTCGGTATTGAACTCGAGGAGGAGGTCGAATCGGCCAAACTGTTCCCCGCTTCGCACCGCGCGCGCGATGTGCGCGATGGGTTGCTGGCGCTGGCGGTCCGACGCGGCGTGCAGTTGCGCATGGAGACCACGGTCACGGACATCGTGCCGGCGGACTCTCAGGTCGATGGCGCGCGCTGGGCCGTTCACACCACCGAAGATGCCCCCCTGCATGCCGATGCCGTCATCGTGGCCACCGGCGGCTTGTCGGTACCGGCCACCGGAAGCGACGGTACGGGTCTTGGTATGCTCCAGCGCCTCGGCCATGTGCTGCATCCCACCTACGCGGCGCTTACGCCCATCACATCAAACGATGCCCGCTTCGCCGACCTGTCGGGCATTTCGTTCGCGGTGACGCTCGACGCGCGGGGAGGCGGGCATAGCGCGTCGGCACGTGGCGGATTTCTCTTCACCCATCGTGGCTACAGCGGACCAGCCGCACTGAACGTGTCGCACGTCCTGGTGCGTTCGCGTCAGTCACACACGGAACCGCCCGCGTCCCTGCGCGTGCAATGGACCGCGCTCGATGCCGACGCGTGGGAATCGCGCCTGCTTGCACGTGACGGGGGCAGCAGCACACGACAGGTCAACACGCTGTTGCGTGCGGAGTTGCCGGATCGCCTGGCCACCGTGCTGCTGACGGAGGCGCGTGTGGAACCCACACGCACACTCGCCGAGCTCACCCGCGATGAACGGCGTCGCCTTGTCGACACCCTGGTGCAGGGCGCGCTGCCGTGGAACGGCGATGAAGGCTACAAGAAGGCCGAAGTCACCGGAGGCGGCGTTTCATTGGCCGAGGTGGACCCGCGCAGCATGCAGAGCAAGCGTCACGCGGGCCTCTTTCTCTGCGGGGAAGTCCTCGACGCCTTCGGCCCGATCGGTGGCTACAACTTCTTCTGGGCCTGGGCCACGGGACGCGCCGCCGGCACGGCCGCCGCAAGCGCTTCGTCATCACCCACCGCAACCGTCTGACCGGGCGCCGCACCGTAACGCCGCTCGCGCTTCGCGTAGTCGGCAAAGACCGTATCGAGATGTTCGGTGGTCAGATCGGGGAACGGCACGTCGAGGAACGCGAGCTCGGCGTACGCGCACTCCCAGAGCAGGAAGTCTGACAGACGACGCTCGCCGCCTGTGCGCACCAGCAAGTCCACCGGCGGCAGCAGCGACTGAGCGGGTGTGGCCGCATCCAACGTGACCATCGAGTCGTTCACAGCGCTCTGCGCGAAGGCCTCGGCAATGGCTGCGCGGCTCGAGTAGTCAATGGCCACACGCAAATGCATGCGGGTGCCGTGCGCGGTGCGCGCCTCGGCGTGGGCGATGGCCTGCACCAGCGCTGCCGGCAAACGATCGCGCCGCCCGAAGATGCTGAGCCGAATCCCGTGCTGCAGCAAGTCGGCCAACTGCGACTCGAGGTGCGACGCAAAGAGCTCCAGCAGAAAGCCCACCTCTTCGCGAGGCCGCTTCCAGTTGTCACTGGAGAACGCATACAGCGAGAGATGGTCCACGCCCAGGCGCGCGCAGTGCGCCACCACTTCGCGCGCCGTGCGCGCGCCGCGTGCATGCCCCATCCAGCGCGGCCGTCCGCGACTCGATGCCCAACGACCATTGCCGTCCATGATGACGGCCACGTGTGATGGCACCAGCGTGCGCGGGGTCATGCGCCTCCGACCTGTTTGATGAGGGCTTCCATGTGGGCGAGATAGCGCTCGAGTGCCGAGCGTCCATCGGCGGTGAGCCGGTAGACGGTGCGTGGAATGCGGCCGTCGAACCCCTTGTCACAGGTCACGTATCCGGCCTCCTCGAGCTTGCGGGCATGCACCGACACATTGCCGTCGGATGCTTCCAGTAGACTCTTGAGCTCGTTGAAGGTCAACGATTCGTGGACGGCGAGGGCACTCACGATGGCCAGGCGCATGCGCTCGTGAATGACCCGATCGAGTGCGATGGGAATGGCCATGTTGCCCTCAACGGACGTCAACGCGGCCGCTGGTTCCGGTGTCGTGGCGTGGGGACCCGCGCTCTGTGCGGTGCTGGCGTCGCGAGTGCGGGCCGCGGCGGCGGGGCGCTTAGCCACCGTGCCGCCGAGCGATATGTGCGCCAAAGCCGATCTGGAGACCACCAAAGCCGAGCGCCATCATCAGGTTACCGTCGAGGGAAGGCCACCACAGGGCCACCGCGCCAAGGGCCATGAACGCGAGTCCCATGACGGGGACGGCGCGAATGGAATAGGCACCGGCTGTGGTCACACCCAGGCCGTACAGGAGGAGCCAGACGCCTGGCAACAGCGGATGGGCCGCGCGATCGACCAGTCCGGGCCTGGAGGGCTCCAGCAGGGCCAGCGTGAGCACGGCGCCAACGGCCACCGCCGGCCAGAAGCCCAACAGGAATTTCCGGAGCGGCGTGGTGAGCTGCAGGCTCCCCCCGTCAACGAGGCGTCGGCGCATCTTGCGTTGCATGGCCAGTCCACCGGCCGTCACCGCCACCACTGCCGCGCCAAGCCAGGTGAGCAGCCACGCCATCGGAGTCGCCGGGCTGGAGGCGAGCCATGCGGCCACCAGGGCAACACCGCCCACACCAACGAGGCCCCAGCCGGGCACGTCGGTAAATGCTGCCGCGCCCTCCATGGTCCGCCGGATGTAGGACAGGTCCTGAAGCGCGCGCTGATGCAGGGCCGGCGGCTCGCCGGAAGTGGGGCTCATGGGTTGGAGTATCTCCGGATGGGACTTGCTCGTCAAGTGCTTTGTACTGTAAAGTAGAACGCCACCCTCCCTCCGGATTCCCGTATGGCCCATCGACTTTCGCGAATTCGCGCTGCCCTTGGTACTGCCGCAACCTGGGCAATGGGTTGGGCAGTCGCCGGCCTGTCCATCGGCGTACTCAGTGTGCTGGTGCCCACCCTGCCGTTGGGCTGGTTCTTCGAGGTCTTCGACGCGCCACTGCCGGCCATGGCCATACCCGGCTTTGTGGGCGGACTCTGCTACGCCGCCGTGGTGCGCTTCGCCGGCCGCAAGCGGCCGCTGCGCGAGATCGGGTTCGGCGAGGTGGCGCTCTGGGGTGTCGGAGGCGGCATGCTGCTCAGCGCCGTCCCGGCCCTGTCGTTGCTGGACAACGGCCCCGGCGGCGACCCCGACGGCAGCTGGCGATTGCCGGCTGCCATCGCCGTGCTCATCACCTTCAGTGTGGCGTCCGCCGTGTGCTCATTCTGGCTCGCCCGCCGCGCGGCACAACGGGATACACAGGCCCTGCAGAACACGCTGCGCGACACGTTGCTCAGCGATGCGGCCACGCCGCATGCCCTGCCCTTTTCTCACGGTGTCGCCAATCCGAGTTTTGACGACAACCAGCGCACTCGCGAATCGAGTGCCGCACGCGGCAGGCCGTGACCCGACTCGTACCACTCGACGGTCTTGGGTGAGGTGATGGCGGCGTGCAGTGCGGACGCAGCCTCGGGCGGGACAAACTCGTCCTGTCGTCCGTTCTGCAGCAGCAGGGGCGTGCGTGTGATGTAGGAAGCAAAGCGCACCGGTTCAATGGGCAGCATGGCCCTGAGCCATCGCGCGCGCGCTTCTTCGGAGAGCCCGACC
This portion of the Gemmatimonas sp. UBA7669 genome encodes:
- the uppS gene encoding polyprenyl diphosphate synthase, which codes for MTPRTLVPSHVAVIMDGNGRWASSRGRPRWMGHARGARTAREVVAHCARLGVDHLSLYAFSSDNWKRPREEVGFLLELFASHLESQLADLLQHGIRLSIFGRRDRLPAALVQAIAHAEARTAHGTRMHLRVAIDYSSRAAIAEAFAQSAVNDSMVTLDAATPAQSLLPPVDLLVRTGGERRLSDFLLWECAYAELAFLDVPFPDLTTEHLDTVFADYAKRERRYGAAPGQTVAVGDDEALAAAVPAARPVAQAQKKL
- a CDS encoding winged helix-turn-helix domain-containing protein is translated as MAIPIALDRVIHERMRLAIVSALAVHESLTFNELKSLLEASDGNVSVHARKLEEAGYVTCDKGFDGRIPRTVYRLTADGRSALERYLAHMEALIKQVGGA
- a CDS encoding NAD(P)/FAD-dependent oxidoreductase translates to MPPHVIVIGAGAAGTMAAIFAATHGAHTTLIERTRDGGRKILISGGGRCNVLPARLDESRFVTDSSPNTLRKMLRAWPLAEQRAFFENEVGIELEEEVESAKLFPASHRARDVRDGLLALAVRRGVQLRMETTVTDIVPADSQVDGARWAVHTTEDAPLHADAVIVATGGLSVPATGSDGTGLGMLQRLGHVLHPTYAALTPITSNDARFADLSGISFAVTLDARGGGHSASARGGFLFTHRGYSGPAALNVSHVLVRSRQSHTEPPASLRVQWTALDADAWESRLLARDGGSSTRQVNTLLRAELPDRLATVLLTEARVEPTRTLAELTRDERRRLVDTLVQGALPWNGDEGYKKAEVTGGGVSLAEVDPRSMQSKRHAGLFLCGEVLDAFGPIGGYNFFWAWATGRAAGTAAASASSSPTATV